The Nitrospira sp. region TTCGGTACCTTCTGTCCCATCACCTCAAGTTGCTCGGCAGGAACTATCGGGTCCATCCGCTGACCTCGTCATGTCTGCACAGGAGCGTTCGACCGTTCTACCTGAATCCCAGGTGGCCAAGGATTCTCTGGTCGACTCTTCGTCTCCGATGATTGTGTCTTCGGCACCTCCCAACCAACTCACGCCCACTAAAGCCGACTACGGATGGCTGGCGGAGCTCATGGCACGGTGGATCGAAGATCTCAACAAACGATACCCGGCAACGCTACGAACGGAGGGTGTGCAGGGGAAAGTGACGCTGACTGCGATGCTGCATGAAGACGGACTCTTGAGCGATGTGCGTATCGCGAAGAGCTCCGGCAATCCTACGCTTGATCAAGTTGCCTTGGAAGATGTGAGAAGCGGCCCTCCGATCACGCTCTCTCGCCCACTGGAACGGCAGAAAATGCCAGTAAAGTTTTCGATTAGTTACGATCTCAAGACGGCGCGGTAGTCCCCCTCGGCACCTCATGGCGCATGCAGCCGACCACGGAGTCCGGACGAGACCGTGATCTTGCCCTCCTGGTCGATGATGATCGCTTCAACCCCCGGCAAGCGCTCCACTAACGCCATTCCCTGTTCTGGTCCTAACACGAAAATCCCGGTATCCAATCCGTCAGCCGTCGTGCCTTCTTTGGCAATCACCGTGACACTCTGACACGCTCGTGCCGGCTGCAATGTCTGGGGATCCAAGATGTGATGATACCGGACACCATCTCGTTCGAAAAACCGTTCGTAATCACCCGCCGTTGAAATCGCTTCATCGTTCAAGTCGATCATAGCAATCAATGCCCCTTCCTCACGTGGGTGCCTGATACCGACGGGAAACCTGTTTCGATCTGGCAGGACGCCGAATGTTTTGATATCTCCCGATAAGGCCACGATGCCCCCTCTCGCTCCCGCCCGCTTCATCTCCTCCACCGCCCGATCGGCTGCGTATCCCTTCCCAATCCCACCAACATCAATCTGCATCCCCTGCTGCAGTAGATAGATGGTCCGCGCTTCTTGATTGACTTGAATGCGTGTCCAATCGACGAGAGGCTTCAATCCTTGCAACTCCCTCTCATTAGGGATGCGCTGCCGTTCGATTACACTCCAAGCTTCGATGGCAGGACCGAGCGCAATATTGAACCCACCCATAGTCAGGCGCCCTAGCTCCAGAGATCGAGTGACCAGCTCAAGCGTCTCAGAACTCACCTGGACAGGCTGACGGCCGGCCGCTTGATTCACCCGTGACAGTTCGCTGTCTGATCGCCACGTACTCAGTAACTGTTCGAGTCGCTTGATCTCATCAAATGCCGCCTGCATCGCCCGATCACCCACACTCTTGTCGGAAGCGACAGCCGTGATGACCACTAGGGTGCCCATGTGCATCTGGGTACGCTTCGAGACCACGGGTGAGGCTGACGGTTGTACGCCGACGCAACCAGCTACCAAGATGATGACAGGCCACACCACCAATAGCGAAACGGCGCAGCGTCGAAAAGGCCTCATGGCCACATCGTCCTCACCACCAAGATCACTCTCCTGTTCGAACGGTGATGACTCGCCCCACACGGAAGTTGCCGGTCGTCTGAGACGGATCCGCCACAGGCAGCCGTTCCGTCGCACAACCTGCTACACCGAAGGCTATCACCGTCATCAGGCCTCAAGAAATACATGGATCATGCCCTTCATATGGGGATTATAAGACACGCCTCTGCAGGAAACACGTAGGTGATGCTGAAGCTTATCCCTTGACAATGGAATACCAGCTGAGACAAGAATAATTTCTCTCAATGGCCCTAATGCTGACGATTGGGCCATCAATAATAGGGCCATTATGACTA contains the following coding sequences:
- a CDS encoding energy transducer TonB, giving the protein MMGKSMTRSGGQTGPLAASWLISCLLHGGLAVAAIFFVQRMQLAPQANSFQWDVAMVAPLSSLPGATSRSEAMAPPSPALQQPASPARKQVQETTRPVTPPAPVPIVAISPELHQEQAPPDSVPSVPSPQVARQELSGPSADLVMSAQERSTVLPESQVAKDSLVDSSSPMIVSSAPPNQLTPTKADYGWLAELMARWIEDLNKRYPATLRTEGVQGKVTLTAMLHEDGLLSDVRIAKSSGNPTLDQVALEDVRSGPPITLSRPLERQKMPVKFSISYDLKTAR
- a CDS encoding FAD:protein FMN transferase, which gives rise to MRPFRRCAVSLLVVWPVIILVAGCVGVQPSASPVVSKRTQMHMGTLVVITAVASDKSVGDRAMQAAFDEIKRLEQLLSTWRSDSELSRVNQAAGRQPVQVSSETLELVTRSLELGRLTMGGFNIALGPAIEAWSVIERQRIPNERELQGLKPLVDWTRIQVNQEARTIYLLQQGMQIDVGGIGKGYAADRAVEEMKRAGARGGIVALSGDIKTFGVLPDRNRFPVGIRHPREEGALIAMIDLNDEAISTAGDYERFFERDGVRYHHILDPQTLQPARACQSVTVIAKEGTTADGLDTGIFVLGPEQGMALVERLPGVEAIIIDQEGKITVSSGLRGRLHAP